The following coding sequences are from one Acipenser ruthenus chromosome 7, fAciRut3.2 maternal haplotype, whole genome shotgun sequence window:
- the LOC117414578 gene encoding guanylyl cyclase inhibitory protein-like codes for MKHRLQASATGNSWAHPQRWEGAGREIPMQRHPWQPLQQAPPPASLFVILLYTKFINECPRGLITLHEFQRHFCDGTVGSESSEYAEQIFRTLDNNGDGIVDFREYVTAISMLIQGSPEEKLRWSFKLCDKDKDGAITRSEMLEIMQAVYKMSLAASLTKSNPLTVEECTNWIFSRLDKDRNAVISLEEFIEGALDNDWIREMLESDPNTVKLERPQKIHSPI; via the exons ATGAAGCACCGTCTTCAGGCTTCCGCGACAGGTAATAGCTGGGCCCACCCGCAACGATGGGAGGGCGCCGGGCGTGAGATCCCTATGCAACGCCACCCCTGGCAGCCCCTGCAGCAGGCTCCGCCCCCAGCCTCA ctgtttgttattttacttTACACAAAATTTATCAATGAGTGCCCTCGTGGACTGATTACTCTCCATGAATTTCAAAGACACTTCTGTGATGGTACAGTTGGCAGTGAGTCTTCAGAATATGCTGAGCAGATATTCAGAACGCTGGACAATAATGGG GATGGGATTGTTGATTTCCGAGAGTATGTGACTGCTATAAGCATGCTGATTCAAGGCTCCCCTGAAGAGAAGCTGAGATGGTCCTTCAAGTTGTGTGACAAGGATAAAGACGGCGCTATTACGCGATCGGAAATGCTAGAAATTATGCAG GCTGTGTATAAAATGAGTCTGGCTGCTTCTCTAACAAAATCAAACCCTTTAACAGTGGAAGAATGCACTAACTGGATATTCAGCAGACTGGACAAAGACAGAAATG CTGTCATCAGCCTCGAAGAGTTTATCGAAGGAGCTTTAGATAATGACTGGATACGTGAAATGCTTGAGTCTGACCCCAACACAGTCAAACTGGAAAGACCTCAGAAAATCCACTCTCCTATCTAG